The DNA region TGTTTTGGCAAATGGGCGGTTCCCTCCGGGTCTATTGGGGATGGACATGGTTATTCGTAAACTCCACGATGTGACAGACGATTTCCTCAGGGGTTTTGCAGACCTGGAGCAGGTCCAGATCCTTGGGAGAGATGCATTTCTCAGTAAGCATGGTCTTCCTGAAGAATTCAAGGATCGGCTCCCAGTATCCGGGATCATAGAGGACGATGGGGAAGTGATCGATCTTGTCGGTCTGGGCGAGGGTCAGGGATTCGAAGAGCTCATCCAGGGTCCCGAAGCCCCCGGGAAAGATGACAAAGGCGGTGGAATATTTTACGAACATGAGTTTGCGGACGAAAAAGTATCTGAACTCCAGGGAGATGTCCTGGAAGGGGTTCGGGGTCTGCTCAAAGGAGAGTTCAATGTTGCATCCTACGGAGATGCCGCCCCCTTCCTGCGCCCCCTGGTTGGCCGCGGCCATGATGCCCGGGCCGCCGCCGGTGATGATGGGATAGCCCTTCTCCGAGAGGAGACGAGCGGTCTCGCGTGCGGCCTGGTAATAGCGGTGTGTCTCCTCTGTCCGGGCGGAGCCGAAGATGGCCACGGCGCCGTGGATCTCGTGTAGGTTCTCGAAACCTTCCACCACCTCGCCCAGGATCCGGAGGGCCCTCCAGGGATCCTTTTTCGTAAAGTCCTCCCTCTCTTTCAATGGCGGGGTGCGGAGCAGTTCACGGTCTTCGTTAACGGACTTCTTGCATTTTCTCTTCATCAAACGTCCTCATTTCAGGGATGCCAAGAAACGGGAAGCCCCTCTGTGTCGAGAAAGGGGCTTTCCCTAGATGACAGCCGGCCATGACTTACGGTTTGACCTTCGGCAGGTTCGCAAGGGCGGCCTTGATCTTGGCCTCCGGATAAGCGCAGTCCGTGAGTTTGCCGGAGAGGTAGTCATCATAGGCGCTCATGTCGAAGTGCCCGTGTCCGGAGAAGTTGAACAGGATGACCCGTTTTTCTTTGCGTTTTTTGGCCTCGAGCGCCTCGTCGATGGCGGCGCGGATGGCATGCGAGGTCTCCGGGGCGGGGATGGTCCCCTCGGATCGGGCGAACATGAGCGCCGCCTCAAAACAGGTGAGCTGCGGGTAGGCCCTGGCCTCGATCACACCGGCATGCACAAGCTGGCAGAGGAGCGGGGCGTCCCCGTGGTAGCGGAGACCTCCGGCATGAATGCCCGGCGG from Nitrospirae bacterium CG2_30_53_67 includes:
- a CDS encoding Rossman fold protein, TIGR00730 family; this encodes MKRKCKKSVNEDRELLRTPPLKEREDFTKKDPWRALRILGEVVEGFENLHEIHGAVAIFGSARTEETHRYYQAARETARLLSEKGYPIITGGGPGIMAAANQGAQEGGGISVGCNIELSFEQTPNPFQDISLEFRYFFVRKLMFVKYSTAFVIFPGGFGTLDELFESLTLAQTDKIDHFPIVLYDPGYWEPILEFFRKTMLTEKCISPKDLDLLQVCKTPEEIVCHIVEFTNNHVHPQ